The Vitis vinifera cultivar Pinot Noir 40024 chromosome 12, ASM3070453v1 genome has a segment encoding these proteins:
- the LOC100249958 gene encoding uncharacterized protein LOC100249958 — MEQIQHKHVEVGGLKLHVAETGTGPKAVLFLHGFPEIWYSWRHQMVAAAAAGYRAIAFDFRGYGLSQHPPEPEKASFGDLVVDVIGVMDCLGINKAFLVGKDFGAMPAFHVAVVHPERVSGVITLGIPFSLPGVSAIQMHLLPKGFYVQRWREPGRAEADFGRFDVKTVIRNIYILFCGSELQVASDDQEIMDLVNPSTPLPPWFTEDDLKVYSSLYENSGFRTALQVPYRTLAEDCGITDPKITAPGLLIMGEKDYALKLPGLEGYTRSEKVKEFMPNLEIIFMAEGNHFVQEQLPEQVNQLLITFLNKHST, encoded by the exons ATGGAGCAGATTCAGCACAAGCATGTTGAAGTAGGAGGGCTAAAGCTTCATGTGGCTGAGACAGGCACAG GTCCTAAAGCGGTGCTGTTCTTGCATGGCTTTCCTGAAATATGGTACTCATGGAGGCACCAAATGGTTGCTGCTGCAGCTGCTGGCTACCGAGCAATTGCCTTCGATTTCAGGGGCTATGGGCTCTCCCAACACCCTCCTGAGCCTGAGAAGGCATCATTTGGTGATCTTGTGGTTGATGTAATTGGAGTTATGGACTGTTTAGGCATCAATAAG GCATTTCTAGTAGGGAAGGACTTTGGAGCTATGCCGGCATTCCACGTAGCCGTAGTCCACCCTGAAAGGGTGTCTGGTGTCATAACACTGGGTATCCCTTTCTCTCTACCAGGTGTATCGGCCATCCAAATGCATCTCCTTCCGAAAGGCTTCTATGTTCAGAGGTGGCGG GAACCAGGGAGAGCTGAAGCAGATTTTGGTCGCTTTGATGTTAAGACGGTGATAAGAAACATCTACATTCTCTTTTGTGGAAGTGAGCTCCAAGTAGCCAGTGATGACCAGGAGATCATGGACTTAGTTAATCCATCTACCCCTCTACCGCCATGGTTCACTGAGGACGACCTCAAAGTCTACTCAAGTCTATACGAGAATTCTGGGTTTCGTACTGCACTGCAGGTTCCATACAG GACTTTGGCTGAAGATTGTGGTATAACTGATCCAAAAATTACAGCTCCAGGGCTGCTAATCATGGGTGAGAAGGACTATGCTCTAAAATTACCTGGGTTGGAGGGATACACGCGGAGTGAGAAAGTGAAGGAGTTTATGCCAAATTTGGAGATCATTTTCATGGCAGAAGGGAATCATTTTGTCCAAGAACAACTTCCAGAGCAGGTGAATCAACTACTCATCACCTTTCTCAACAAACATAGCACCTGA
- the LOC100251755 gene encoding uncharacterized protein LOC100251755: MEQIQHKYVEVSGLKLHVAELGTGPKVVLFLHGFPEIWYSWRHQMVAAAAAGYRAIAFDFRGYGLSQQPPEPEKASFDDLVVDVIGVMDGLGISKAFLVGKDFGAGPVFHVAVLHPERVSGVITLGIPCMLPGFSVIPMHLFPKGFYVLRWQEPGRAEADFGRFDVKTVIRNIYMLFCRSELQVASDDQEIMDLADPSAPLPPWFTEEDLKVYSSLYENSGFRTALQVPYRTLGVNFVITDPKITAPGMLIMGEKDYVLKFPGMEEYIRSEKVKEFMPNLEIIFHEEGNHFVQEQLPEEVNQLLITFLNKHST; encoded by the exons ATGGAGCAGATAcagcataagtatgttgaagtGAGCGGACTGAAGCTTCATGTGGCTGAGTTGGGCACAG GTCCTAAGGTGGTGCTGTTCCTGCATGGTTTCCCTGAAATATGGTATTCATGGAGGCACCAAATGGTTGCCGCTGCAGCCGCTGGATACAGAGCAATTGCCTTTGATTTTAGGGGCTATGGGCTCTCCCAACAGCCTCCTGAGCCTGAGAAGGCGTCTTTTGACGATCTTGTGGTTGATGTCATTGGAGTTATGGACGGTTTGGGCATCAGTAAG GCTTTCCTAGTAGGGAAGGACTTTGGAGCTGGTCCAGTTTTCCATGTAGCCGTGCTCCACCCTGAAAGGGTGTCTGGAGTCATTACATTAGGTATCCCTTGCATGCTACCAGGTTTTTCTGTTATCCCAATGCATCTCTTTCCCAAAGGCTTCTACGTATTGAGGTGGCAG GAGCCAGGGCGAGCTGAAGCAGATTTTGGCCGCTTTGATGTTAAGACAGTGATAAGAAACATCTACATGCTCTTCTGTAGAAGTGAGCTCCAAGTAGCCAGTGACGACCAGGAGATTATGGACTTGGCTGACCCATCTGCCCCTCTACCGCCATGGTTCACTGAGGAGGACCTCAAAGTCTACTCAAGTCTATATGAGAATTCTGGGTTTCGGACTGCATTACAGGTTCCATACAG GACTTTGGGAGTAAATTTTGTCATCACTGATCCGAAAATTACAGCTCCAGGGATGCTAATCATGGGTGAGAAGGACTATGTTCTAAAATTCCCGGGGATGGAGGAATACATTAGGAGCGAGAAAGTGAAGGAGTTTATGCCCAATTTGGAGATCATTTTCCATGAAGAAGGAAACCATTTTGTCCAGGAACAACTTCCAGAGGAGGTGAATCAACTACTCATCACCTTCCTTAACAAACATAGTACCTGA